The uncultured Eubacteriales bacterium region CAACGTGGGCTTTGCCTGCGGCCTGACCGCCATGCTGTTGGTGCCCGTCATGACCAACTTCGGCGCGCGGCCTCAGACCGCCCTCCACTGGTCCTTGGGCAATAACCTCATCTTTGCCCCGGCCCTGGCTGGCCTCTGCGTACTGCTCATCCTGGCAGGGCTCTTCCTGTGCAAGCGCCCCCCTTGGGAGGCCTGGGCGGGATACCGCCGTCTCCTCCTGACTACGGGGCGAGCCCCCTCGGACTATCTTCGGATGTTCGGCTCGGCCCCGGTGCTTATCAACACAGGGGTAAACGGGCTATTGGCCGGGGCTTGTATCCTGTTCACAGGGGGTGACCTGAACGGTCCCACCCTGGGCGGCATTTTTACCATCATGGGCTTTTCCGCCTTCGGTAAACACGCGCGCAGCATCCTGCCCGTTATGGCGGGCGTGTTGCTGGGCGGCGCGCTGATGGAGCACGGGGTAAACGCCCCCGCCCTCCAACTGGCTGTCCTCTTCGGCACCACGCTGGCTCCCCTGTCAGGGTACTTCGGCTGGCCCTTTGGTATTGCCGCCGGGTTCCTTCACGCGTCGGTGGTGCTGCACGCCGGCACACCGGTGGCAGGGCTGAACCTCTACAACAACGGCTTTTCCGGCGGACTCATCGCCATCGCCCTCTTCCCCATCCTCACCGCAGTCTTCCGCAGGCATAAGCCCGTCCTCCAGGATGAGGACTATTTCGACCTCTTCACCCATGACACGCCCCAGCCCCCCCCTCCCCCGGCGGAAGAGCGACGCAGCGGCGAAGAGGCCCCGGTGAAATAAAAAGCTCAGGGCGCGGCCCAAAGAGGCAGCGCCCTGAGAAAATTCTTAACGATAAAAATAACTTTTTACTTGACTCGTAAATGGAAAATGTTTATACTTTGATACAATGCTAAACTTCAGCAGGAGCCGGAGTATAGAGCAGGAGGGCGCAGTAAATTCTCCCGTCTGCGTTACGATAGTACCCCAGCGCGGCGTTGGTAAATTTGGCGTTCAAAAGTACTTCTTTGTGGGTCTCGGAGTTCATCCAGCCCGCCACCAACTCGGTGGCAGTGGCGTAGCCGTAAGCCAGCGTCTCGCCCGCGTTATTGTAGGCGAGGCCCTGCTCGGTGAAAACAGTGCTTACGTCTCTACCGTCTGGACGGAGATGGGAAAAGCTTGTGGCGGCTTCTTTTGCGCGGATATCAGCAGCGGGCTTTAGCGCGGTGCTGTATTCTAGTGCGGCCAACCCGGCTTTTGTCCGCTCTTCGCTAATCAGCTTGAGGGCGTCCGTGCAATAGGTCTCGGCCAAATTGGCCGCTGTTTCTCTCGGCGTCGTGATCACGACCTGCGCAGGGGGAGCAAACCCCACATCCCAGGCCGCAACAGAGGGAATGGCCAGCAAGGAAACAAAGACCAGCCCAAGGGCGGAAACCAAGTATTTGGTCATTCTTTTCATTGCTTTCACTTCCTTTTTGCAAAAAGCAGGTCCCGTCCGAAAAAAACGAACAGAACCTGCCTGAAAGCAGATTGCGGTCCTTTTCGGCAACCCGGCTGCCGTAGTCATCGTTGATAACCGTAGGCCCGTGGCTTTGCGTCCCAGCCTTTCGACTGGTTTGCTATTGTCGCTTGAAACGCCTATATGTCTTAGTCCGACGCGACTGTACCACAGTTCAAAAAGAAAGTACTGCCGTCAGAGTTTCTCTGCCTGTTTACATCGACTTTTGCGAAAAAAACAGGCCCTGTCCGAAAAAACGAACAGAACCTGCCTGAAAGCAGATTGCGGTTCTTTTCGGCAACCCGGCTGCCGTAGTCATCGTTGATGACCGTAGGCCCGTGGCTTTGCGTCCCAGCCTTTTGACTGGTTTGCTATTATCGCTTGAAACGCCTATATGTCTTAGTCCGACGCGATTGTATCACAGTTTTTCAGAAAAAGCAAGTGCTAACATTAAAATTTTTACTATCTTTTTACATCCACCAGCCGGGCGCGGACGATAAGACGGTGGCTGGAGACGAGGTAAGGAGTGCAGGTGATGAGTGTCAAGGTATGCGTCTCCCCCTCCACGGCGTTCAGGACCCAGAGCTCGTCGGGCTCCACCTCGAAGGAGTCGTACACCTCGTAAGTAAAGGTATCCTTCCCCACGGTGAGGATTACGTCGTCGCCGGAGCGCAGCAGATCCAGGTACCGGAAGGATAGGTTGCGGTGGGCCGCTAGGGCGGCGTTCCCCACCGCGCCGACCGCTGCCGTGCCCGTGAGATGAC contains the following coding sequences:
- a CDS encoding exported hypothetical protein (Evidence 5 : No homology to any previously reported sequences) — its product is MKRMTKYLVSALGLVFVSLLAIPSVAAWDVGFAPPAQVVITTPRETAANLAETYCTDALKLISEERTKAGLAALEYSTALKPAADIRAKEAATSFSHLRPDGRDVSTVFTEQGLAYNNAGETLAYGYATATELVAGWMNSETHKEVLLNAKFTNAALGYYRNADGRIYCALLLYTPAPAEV
- a CDS encoding conserved membrane hypothetical protein (Evidence 4 : Homologs of previously reported genes of unknown function) encodes the protein MVFSGFLLLVGLFFGDIPSIPAGLWAILTTEDTLITDYIQIGGIGAAFVNAALVTAASVCLLARSDETPNGYTLVTVGLMAGFSLFGKNIVNIWPILAGAWLYAKLQREHFGKYVSVALLTTALAPVVSFVALGGRPGSLPAGAALGIAIGFVLPPLSAYTFRVQNGMNLYNVGFACGLTAMLLVPVMTNFGARPQTALHWSLGNNLIFAPALAGLCVLLILAGLFLCKRPPWEAWAGYRRLLLTTGRAPSDYLRMFGSAPVLINTGVNGLLAGACILFTGGDLNGPTLGGIFTIMGFSAFGKHARSILPVMAGVLLGGALMEHGVNAPALQLAVLFGTTLAPLSGYFGWPFGIAAGFLHASVVLHAGTPVAGLNLYNNGFSGGLIAIALFPILTAVFRRHKPVLQDEDYFDLFTHDTPQPPPPPAEERRSGEEAPVK